The following proteins are encoded in a genomic region of Streptomyces sp. NBC_01723:
- a CDS encoding GntR family transcriptional regulator: MDYPNDQAPGAPVRSGIPEHGRVPKYYAVKARIDRLVGELGEGSAIPTERDLSERYEVARETVRQALRELVLEGKLRRQGRNTVVAGPKLAQPLSLASYTEGVRRQGRTPGRALVTLDRFPCPDALAAETGLTRGEPVWHLERVLLADDERVGLESTYLSVARLPDLDSTFDPDSSFYAHLAGQGIAFGDADERIETVLATPREALLIGTPPALPMLLIHRVSRDTEGRPLERVRTLYRGDRFSFTAHLRG; encoded by the coding sequence GTGGACTATCCGAACGACCAGGCCCCCGGCGCCCCCGTCCGCTCCGGGATCCCGGAGCACGGCCGCGTGCCGAAGTACTACGCCGTCAAGGCGCGGATCGACCGTCTGGTCGGCGAGCTGGGGGAGGGCAGCGCCATCCCCACCGAGCGGGACCTCTCCGAGCGGTACGAGGTCGCCCGCGAGACCGTGCGGCAGGCGCTGCGCGAGCTGGTCCTCGAGGGCAAGCTGCGCCGCCAGGGCCGCAACACCGTGGTCGCCGGCCCCAAGCTGGCGCAGCCGCTCTCCCTGGCCAGCTACACCGAGGGCGTCCGCCGCCAGGGACGTACGCCCGGCCGCGCGCTGGTCACCCTCGACCGCTTCCCCTGCCCCGACGCGCTCGCCGCCGAGACCGGCCTCACCCGCGGGGAGCCCGTCTGGCACCTGGAGCGCGTGCTGCTCGCCGACGACGAGCGAGTCGGCCTGGAGAGCACCTACCTCTCCGTGGCCCGGCTCCCCGACCTGGACAGCACCTTCGACCCGGACTCGTCCTTCTACGCCCACCTCGCCGGGCAGGGCATCGCCTTCGGCGACGCCGACGAACGCATCGAGACCGTGCTCGCCACCCCGCGCGAGGCGTTGCTCATCGGCACTCCGCCGGCCCTCCCGATGCTGCTCATCCACCGCGTCTCCCGGGACACGGAGGGGCGCCCGCTGGAGCGGGTCCGGACGCTCTACCGGGGCGACCGCTTCTCCTTCACGGCCCACCTGCGCGGCTGA
- a CDS encoding ROK family transcriptional regulator, producing the protein MRAGSGGANLLALRSHNTALVLDLLRGAGPEGISRLELAERTGLTPQAVSKITARLRDRGLAAEAGRRASTGGKPRTVLRLVPEAGHAVGVHLDRDELRAVLVDLDGTVVGERRAPLDLGAGAEAVVEAVAGAARELTADTLRPPDGTLAAAPTLLGLGVALPGPLDHVRGVLHRVTGFPEWDGFPLRDALERRLGVPVVVDKDTNAAALGLTAGGAVGGRGGAVGGDGGSFAYLHLGTGLGAGLVIGGGVHRGARTGAGEFGHQVIQLDGPPCTCGARGCIEALCLAAVGRGDLAEAARVLGAGAANLVGLLDIDLVLLGGRTVAAAPGAFVQGVGAVLDARARREGGQEGAVPVRIAPGGVRGVAEGAAQLLLAPLFGRGDGG; encoded by the coding sequence ATGCGGGCCGGTTCCGGCGGGGCCAACCTGCTCGCCCTGCGCAGCCACAACACCGCCCTCGTCCTCGACCTGCTGCGCGGGGCCGGCCCGGAGGGCATCAGCCGGCTCGAACTCGCCGAGCGGACCGGGCTCACCCCGCAGGCGGTCAGCAAGATCACCGCCCGGCTGCGCGACCGGGGCCTGGCCGCCGAGGCCGGACGCCGCGCGTCCACGGGCGGCAAGCCGCGCACGGTGCTGCGCCTGGTGCCGGAGGCGGGCCACGCGGTCGGCGTCCACCTGGACCGGGACGAGCTGCGGGCGGTACTGGTCGACCTCGACGGAACGGTGGTGGGGGAGCGGCGTGCGCCGTTGGACCTCGGCGCGGGTGCGGAAGCCGTGGTGGAGGCGGTGGCCGGGGCGGCGCGGGAGCTGACCGCGGACACCCTGCGCCCGCCGGACGGCACCCTCGCCGCCGCGCCCACCCTCCTCGGCCTCGGCGTCGCCCTCCCCGGTCCGCTCGACCACGTCCGGGGCGTGCTGCACCGGGTCACCGGCTTCCCGGAGTGGGACGGCTTCCCCCTGCGGGACGCGCTGGAGCGGCGGCTGGGCGTGCCGGTCGTCGTCGACAAGGACACCAACGCGGCGGCGCTCGGTCTCACGGCAGGCGGTGCGGTCGGTGGGAGGGGCGGCGCGGTGGGCGGCGACGGCGGGTCCTTCGCCTACCTGCATCTCGGTACGGGGCTCGGTGCGGGCCTCGTCATCGGTGGCGGGGTGCACCGGGGCGCCCGGACCGGGGCCGGGGAGTTCGGGCACCAGGTCATCCAGCTGGACGGGCCGCCCTGCACCTGCGGCGCCCGCGGCTGCATAGAGGCCCTGTGCCTCGCCGCCGTCGGCCGCGGCGACCTCGCGGAGGCGGCCCGGGTGCTCGGCGCGGGTGCCGCGAACCTCGTCGGGCTGCTCGACATCGACCTGGTCCTGCTGGGCGGCCGTACCGTCGCCGCCGCACCCGGCGCCTTCGTCCAGGGGGTGGGCGCCGTCCTCGACGCCCGGGCCCGGCGCGAGGGCGGCCAGGAGGGTGCCGTACCGGTGCGGATCGCGCCCGGCGGGGTGCGCGGGGTCGCGGAGGGCGCGGCCCAGCTGCTGCTCGCGCCGCTGTTCGGGCGGGGGGACGGCGGCTGA
- a CDS encoding Gfo/Idh/MocA family oxidoreductase, translated as MTGTPPAHAPGGPLRIGLVGYGLAGSVFHAPLIAATEGLTLDTVVTSNPERQRQARAEFPDVRTVASPDELFDRAAELDLVVIASPNKTHVPLATTALKAGLPVVVDKPVAGTAAEARELAALAEERGLLLSVFQNRRWDNDFLTLRELIAEDALGDVWRFESRFERWRPKPKGGWRESGDPAEIGGLLYDLGSHVVDQALVLFGPVTQVYAESVVRRAGAEADDDTFIALTHASGVRSHLYVSSTAAQLGPRFRVLGSKAGYVKHGLDPQEAALREGARPGPGWGEEDEALWGRLGSGESPVTGGGSVAPTVPGDYPAYYAAVAKALLEGGPNPVDGREAAAALDVLEAARRSARDGVVVTL; from the coding sequence ATGACTGGTACTCCCCCCGCCCACGCCCCCGGCGGTCCGTTGCGCATCGGCCTCGTCGGCTACGGCCTCGCGGGCTCCGTCTTCCACGCCCCGCTGATCGCCGCCACCGAGGGCCTGACCCTGGACACCGTGGTCACCTCGAACCCGGAGCGGCAGCGGCAGGCCCGCGCCGAGTTCCCCGACGTACGGACCGTGGCGAGCCCGGACGAGCTGTTCGACCGGGCCGCCGAGCTGGACCTCGTCGTCATCGCGTCCCCGAACAAGACGCACGTGCCGCTCGCGACGACGGCCCTGAAGGCCGGTCTGCCGGTCGTGGTGGACAAGCCGGTCGCGGGCACGGCGGCCGAGGCGCGCGAGCTGGCGGCGCTGGCCGAGGAGCGCGGCCTGCTGCTCTCCGTCTTCCAGAACCGCCGCTGGGACAACGACTTCCTGACCCTGCGCGAGCTGATCGCCGAGGACGCCCTGGGCGACGTGTGGCGCTTCGAGTCGCGCTTCGAGCGCTGGCGGCCGAAGCCCAAGGGCGGCTGGCGCGAGTCCGGCGACCCGGCGGAGATCGGGGGCCTGCTGTACGACCTCGGCAGCCACGTCGTCGACCAGGCCCTGGTCCTGTTCGGCCCGGTCACGCAGGTATACGCCGAGTCCGTCGTCCGGCGCGCGGGCGCGGAGGCGGACGACGACACGTTCATCGCCCTCACCCACGCGAGCGGCGTCCGCTCCCACCTCTACGTCTCCTCCACCGCCGCCCAGCTCGGCCCCCGTTTCCGGGTGCTCGGCTCGAAGGCCGGCTACGTCAAGCACGGCCTGGACCCGCAGGAGGCGGCGCTGCGCGAGGGCGCCCGCCCCGGCCCCGGCTGGGGCGAGGAGGACGAGGCACTGTGGGGCCGGCTGGGCTCCGGCGAGTCCCCGGTGACCGGCGGCGGCAGCGTGGCGCCGACCGTCCCCGGCGACTACCCGGCCTACTACGCGGCCGTGGCGAAGGCCCTGCTGGAGGGCGGCCCGAACCCGGTGGACGGCCGGGAGGCGGCCGCCGCCCTGGACGTACTGGAGGCGGCCCGCCGGTCCGCCCGCGACGGAGTGGTGGTGACCCTGTGA
- a CDS encoding heme-degrading domain-containing protein → MSAEASVPTVAELEEQERRLVFRRFTHDDAWALGSLLVELARERQAPVAVDIHRAGQQLFHAALPGSTPDNDAWIARKRRVVERYGSASYLVGSRFRAKGTTFEESSRLDPDRYAAHGGSFPVTVADVGVVGSVTVSGLPQVDDHRLVVEALERFLGE, encoded by the coding sequence GTGAGCGCCGAGGCATCCGTACCGACCGTGGCGGAGCTGGAGGAGCAGGAACGCCGCCTGGTCTTCCGCCGGTTCACCCACGACGACGCGTGGGCGCTGGGCTCCCTGCTGGTGGAACTGGCCCGCGAGCGGCAGGCGCCCGTCGCCGTCGACATCCACCGCGCCGGACAGCAGCTCTTCCACGCCGCGCTGCCCGGTTCGACCCCCGACAACGACGCCTGGATCGCGCGCAAGCGCCGGGTGGTGGAGCGGTACGGCTCGGCGTCGTACCTGGTCGGCTCCCGATTCCGGGCCAAGGGCACGACGTTCGAGGAGTCCTCTCGGCTCGACCCCGACCGGTACGCGGCGCACGGCGGCTCCTTCCCGGTCACGGTGGCCGACGTCGGCGTGGTCGGCTCCGTGACGGTGTCGGGGCTGCCGCAGGTGGACGACCACCGGCTCGTCGTGGAGGCCCTGGAGCGCTTCCTCGGCGAGTAG
- a CDS encoding LLM class F420-dependent oxidoreductase — MSDTTASLRESVGRYGVWSVQLRAEDPAGGGERVEAVAELERLGYGALWLGGNTSAAHAAPLIEATSRIVVGTSIQSIWEHEVAETAASFAELEVAHPGRFVLGLGVSHGPRVKEYSRPYSTMVDYLDGLDRAGMPSGHRVLAALGPKMLDLSRDRAAGAIPYLVTPEHTAQARERLGEGPLLAPEFKVVLDSDPARARATARAYLARYLELPNYTKNFLNLGFTDDDVAGGGSDRLIDAVFAWGDEATIRARIDAFLDAGADHVALQVVEDDMTRTPREGWRRLAALLG, encoded by the coding sequence ATGAGCGACACGACGGCTTCTTTGCGGGAATCGGTCGGACGGTACGGCGTCTGGAGCGTGCAGCTGCGCGCCGAGGACCCGGCGGGCGGCGGTGAACGCGTCGAGGCCGTCGCCGAGTTGGAGCGACTCGGCTACGGCGCCCTGTGGCTGGGCGGCAACACCTCCGCCGCGCACGCCGCCCCGCTGATCGAGGCGACCTCGCGGATCGTCGTCGGCACCAGCATCCAGAGCATCTGGGAGCACGAGGTGGCCGAGACGGCGGCGAGCTTCGCCGAGCTGGAGGTGGCGCACCCGGGCCGCTTCGTGCTCGGCCTCGGCGTGAGCCACGGCCCGCGCGTGAAGGAGTACAGCCGCCCGTACTCGACGATGGTCGACTACCTCGACGGCCTGGACCGGGCCGGGATGCCGTCCGGTCACCGGGTGCTGGCCGCGCTCGGCCCGAAGATGCTGGACCTCTCCCGGGACCGGGCCGCGGGCGCGATCCCGTACCTGGTCACCCCGGAGCACACCGCGCAGGCCCGCGAGCGGCTCGGCGAGGGCCCGCTGCTGGCCCCGGAGTTCAAGGTGGTCCTCGACTCCGACCCGGCCCGCGCCCGCGCGACGGCCCGCGCCTACCTCGCCCGGTACCTGGAGCTGCCGAACTACACGAAGAACTTCCTCAACCTGGGCTTCACCGACGACGACGTCGCCGGCGGCGGCAGCGACCGCCTGATCGACGCCGTCTTCGCCTGGGGCGACGAGGCCACGATCCGCGCCCGGATCGACGCCTTCCTCGACGCCGGCGCCGACCACGTGGCCCTCCAGGTGGTGGAGGACGACATGACGCGGACTCCCAGGGAGGGCTGGCGGCGGCTCGCCGCGCTGCTGGGCTGA
- a CDS encoding DUF4185 domain-containing protein, which yields MSDSAQSNPHRDASRRTALKAGMGLAMGALGVTGATAPAAAAPRGATARVLQAGTPLCDQPGDSAAAQGLGSGDLAIPYYREHDGTWGYVFGDAWRGIQQTGEYIGSPVMLNQDRFDASGATPISFTWAMPTAGRAGQLFAYGHDRDNGHGFEVSRIPNDCIEFGGRTYIQYTSVATWTPPAGYDGSLMSGVAYSDDHGVTWQDYPYHWAGDTQGVNQSMYGMWSFAGIDPDGWLYIFSKRWNGTHVNTADGGAIQLFRIRPDDFRAGNFGAQENWAFVDGGWRWTRSAPPSVILSGNNIGEFSVKRIGGTYCMSYFDVTDYSICTRTASRPDAVWSAPKPQVVGDNRLPPSHWGKPQVPFLYGGYIHPGSAGPNSLTLIVSQWNGKLHEPPYWVLQYDGIAP from the coding sequence ATGTCCGACTCCGCACAGTCGAACCCACACCGCGACGCGAGCCGCCGTACCGCCCTCAAGGCCGGGATGGGGCTCGCCATGGGCGCCCTCGGCGTCACCGGAGCGACCGCGCCGGCCGCCGCGGCGCCACGCGGCGCCACGGCCCGGGTGCTCCAGGCGGGCACCCCGCTGTGCGACCAACCCGGGGACTCCGCCGCCGCCCAGGGCCTGGGCTCCGGCGACCTCGCCATCCCGTACTACCGCGAACACGACGGCACCTGGGGCTACGTCTTCGGCGACGCCTGGCGGGGCATCCAGCAGACCGGGGAGTACATCGGCTCCCCGGTGATGCTCAACCAGGACCGCTTCGACGCCTCCGGCGCCACCCCCATCTCCTTCACCTGGGCCATGCCCACCGCCGGCCGCGCGGGCCAGCTGTTCGCCTACGGCCACGACCGGGACAACGGGCACGGCTTCGAGGTCAGCCGCATCCCCAACGACTGCATCGAGTTCGGCGGCCGCACGTACATCCAGTACACCTCCGTGGCCACCTGGACGCCGCCCGCCGGGTACGACGGTTCGCTCATGTCCGGCGTCGCCTACTCCGACGACCACGGCGTGACGTGGCAGGACTACCCGTACCACTGGGCGGGCGACACCCAGGGCGTGAACCAGTCGATGTACGGCATGTGGTCGTTCGCGGGCATCGACCCGGACGGCTGGCTGTACATCTTCTCCAAGCGCTGGAACGGCACCCACGTCAACACCGCGGACGGCGGCGCGATCCAGCTGTTCCGCATCCGCCCCGACGACTTCCGCGCCGGGAACTTCGGGGCGCAGGAGAACTGGGCCTTCGTGGACGGCGGATGGCGGTGGACGCGCTCCGCCCCGCCCTCGGTCATCCTGTCGGGCAACAACATCGGGGAGTTCTCCGTCAAGCGGATCGGCGGCACCTACTGCATGAGCTACTTCGACGTCACCGACTACTCGATCTGCACGCGCACAGCATCGCGTCCGGACGCCGTGTGGTCGGCGCCCAAGCCGCAGGTCGTCGGCGACAACCGGCTCCCCCCGAGCCACTGGGGGAAGCCCCAGGTCCCGTTCCTCTACGGCGGTTACATCCACCCGGGCAGCGCCGGCCCGAACTCGCTGACGCTGATCGTCTCGCAGTGGAACGGCAAGCTGCACGAGCCGCCGTACTGGGTGCTCCAGTACGACGGCATCGCGCCCTGA
- a CDS encoding fumarylacetoacetate hydrolase family protein — protein MKLLRVGTAGSERPALLDADGILRDLSGVVTDIDGALLADSAALDRVRSAAEAGELPALDGAGLRVGPPVAHIGKVVCIGLNYHDHARETGAEPPAEPVVFFKAADTVVGPHDTVLVPRGSVKTDWEVELAVVIGRTARYLESAEEGLACVAGYAVAHDVSEREFQIERGGTWDKGKNCETFNPLGPWLVTADEVPDPQRLPLRLWVNGELRQDGTTADQIFPVGEVVRYVSRFMVLRPGDVINTGTPAGVAMGQPEPKPYLRAGDVVELEIDGLGRQRQELKDA, from the coding sequence ATGAAGCTGTTGCGAGTCGGTACGGCGGGGTCGGAGCGCCCCGCGCTGCTCGACGCCGACGGGATCCTGCGTGACCTGTCGGGCGTGGTGACGGACATCGACGGAGCGCTGCTCGCCGACTCGGCCGCGCTCGACCGGGTACGGTCCGCCGCCGAGGCCGGTGAGCTGCCCGCGCTGGACGGTGCCGGCCTGCGTGTCGGGCCGCCCGTGGCGCACATCGGCAAGGTCGTGTGCATCGGGCTGAACTACCACGACCACGCCCGCGAGACCGGGGCCGAGCCGCCCGCCGAGCCCGTCGTCTTCTTCAAGGCGGCGGACACGGTGGTCGGGCCGCACGACACCGTGCTCGTGCCGCGCGGCTCCGTCAAGACCGACTGGGAGGTGGAGCTGGCGGTCGTGATCGGGCGCACGGCCCGCTACCTGGAGTCGGCGGAGGAGGGGCTCGCGTGCGTCGCGGGGTACGCGGTCGCGCACGACGTGTCGGAGCGGGAGTTCCAGATCGAGCGCGGCGGCACCTGGGACAAGGGCAAGAACTGCGAGACCTTCAACCCGCTGGGCCCCTGGCTGGTGACCGCCGACGAGGTTCCCGACCCGCAGCGGCTGCCGCTGCGGCTGTGGGTGAACGGCGAGCTGCGGCAGGACGGGACGACGGCGGACCAGATCTTCCCCGTCGGCGAGGTCGTGCGGTACGTCAGCCGGTTCATGGTGCTGCGTCCCGGTGATGTCATCAACACCGGGACGCCGGCGGGGGTGGCGATGGGACAGCCCGAGCCGAAGCCGTACCTGCGCGCCGGGGACGTCGTCGAGCTGGAGATCGACGGGCTGGGGCGGCAGCGGCAGGAGCTGAAGGACGCCTGA
- a CDS encoding YidC/Oxa1 family membrane protein insertase: MSVFASLVEHLADLLQPLFGASAAAAAIVLFTALVRLLVHPLSRAAARGQKARAELQPRIAELRRTHAKNPERLQRAVLDLHTEAKVSPLSGCLPSLCQIPAFFLLYHLFSSTSIGGEANALLSHQLLAAPLGGRWADALGDGGPFGGAGLVYAVLFAVVAGVAFFSYRLTRRTMADRPLLPEAEGEGQRVPGLGAITGVMPFMSFFTLVTVAVVPLAAALYVVTSTTWSVVERAVLYR; encoded by the coding sequence ATGTCCGTTTTCGCCAGCCTGGTCGAGCACCTCGCCGACCTGCTCCAGCCGCTGTTCGGCGCCTCCGCCGCGGCCGCCGCCATCGTCCTGTTCACGGCCCTCGTACGGCTCCTCGTCCACCCGCTGTCCCGGGCCGCCGCCCGCGGGCAGAAGGCACGCGCCGAACTCCAGCCGAGGATCGCCGAACTGCGCCGCACGCACGCGAAGAACCCCGAGCGGCTGCAGCGGGCCGTCCTCGACCTGCACACCGAGGCGAAGGTGTCCCCGCTGTCGGGCTGCCTGCCCAGCCTGTGCCAGATCCCCGCGTTCTTCCTCCTCTACCACCTCTTCTCCAGCACCTCGATCGGCGGCGAGGCCAACGCGCTGCTCTCCCATCAGCTCCTCGCCGCCCCGCTCGGCGGGCGGTGGGCCGACGCGCTCGGCGACGGCGGGCCCTTCGGGGGCGCCGGTCTCGTGTACGCCGTGCTGTTCGCCGTCGTCGCCGGGGTGGCGTTCTTCAGCTACCGGCTGACCAGGCGGACGATGGCCGACCGTCCCTTGCTGCCCGAGGCGGAGGGGGAGGGGCAGCGGGTGCCCGGGCTCGGGGCGATCACCGGCGTCATGCCGTTCATGTCCTTCTTCACGCTCGTCACCGTGGCGGTGGTGCCGCTGGCCGCCGCGCTGTACGTCGTCACCAGCACCACGTGGAGCGTCGTGGAACGGGCCGTCCTGTACCGGTAA
- a CDS encoding DUF6412 domain-containing protein, giving the protein MSQERAVLRPLLVLLLVLLPVALVDVGSLSATVALAATAAVGSALAVCAVIAARCVPAVPPTRVRTAIRDRDLRTAFLPQRDPDAAGRRRPRAPGHALPATTA; this is encoded by the coding sequence ATGAGCCAGGAACGGGCCGTCCTGCGCCCCCTGCTCGTCCTGCTGCTCGTCCTCCTCCCCGTCGCGCTCGTCGACGTGGGCAGCCTCTCCGCGACCGTCGCGCTCGCCGCGACCGCCGCCGTCGGCTCCGCGCTCGCCGTCTGCGCCGTCATCGCAGCGCGCTGCGTGCCCGCCGTGCCGCCGACCCGGGTGCGTACGGCCATCAGGGACCGGGACCTGCGTACCGCGTTCCTGCCCCAACGCGATCCCGACGCCGCCGGCCGCCGCCGGCCCCGAGCGCCCGGACACGCCCTCCCGGCGACCACCGCGTAG
- a CDS encoding winged helix-turn-helix transcriptional regulator, with translation MALGKDYATQECSIARALEVVGERWTLLVIRDALYGVRRYNDFLVHLGIPRAVLANRLQALTAEGILERRRYQESPPRDEYVVTDRGIALWPALRALGVWGREHLGGEPMRTFWHADCGTELSPYGACPACGSVVAVRDIHMKPGPGLDPDPADPVSRALLGPRRLLQPIETEPQPPAADPA, from the coding sequence ATGGCACTGGGCAAGGACTACGCGACACAGGAGTGTTCGATCGCCCGCGCGCTGGAGGTCGTCGGCGAGCGGTGGACGCTGCTGGTGATCCGCGACGCGCTCTACGGCGTCCGGCGCTACAACGACTTCCTCGTCCACCTCGGCATCCCGCGCGCCGTCCTGGCCAACCGCCTCCAGGCGCTCACCGCCGAGGGCATCCTGGAGAGGCGCCGGTACCAGGAGTCGCCGCCCCGGGACGAGTACGTCGTCACCGACCGCGGCATCGCCCTGTGGCCGGCTCTGCGGGCGCTGGGGGTCTGGGGGCGCGAGCACCTCGGCGGGGAGCCGATGCGCACCTTCTGGCACGCCGACTGCGGCACGGAACTCAGTCCGTACGGCGCCTGCCCGGCCTGCGGGTCGGTCGTGGCCGTCCGCGACATCCACATGAAGCCGGGCCCCGGACTCGACCCCGACCCGGCCGACCCCGTCAGCCGGGCGCTGCTCGGACCGCGCCGGCTGCTCCAGCCGATCGAGACCGAGCCGCAGCCGCCGGCGGCCGATCCCGCCTAG
- a CDS encoding MFS transporter: protein MTDTGTDPVRTAVVPDGPGTDRDSSPPHPGRTLALTSAATAVALMTYTAPMVTLPQTAADLHTPVSAQAWLLNGTPLGLAALLLVVGSLADDYGRRRIFVSGTLALGITTVLGAFASTTWLFTLARIAQGASSAALLASSLGLLVHAFPTPAGRLRATGVWGAFVSGGIATGPLVAGAIPDWRVAYGVLGAVALVVAGLGTRALSESRSPRGGRPDLAGAVTFGSALVALVAALTLGREGWLRAPVGLLLVAAVLLGALFAVLERRAATPMIDLSLLRRPRFLASSAGGLFTGLAMIGLFSFLPALLQQALGLSALDTAWLFLVWSGPSFVVSLQARRIAHRVSPRLQLAVGFALHAGGALSMLGAVDAGSWHRLLPGLVVAGVGSGLVNAALPLLAVESVPVGRAAMGSGAQQTFRYIGSCAGVALTIAIVTSAGGLGRGADTALWVSAGLAVAAGVLVGTLRERD from the coding sequence ATGACCGACACCGGCACGGATCCCGTGCGAACCGCAGTCGTCCCGGACGGTCCGGGCACCGACCGGGACTCCTCGCCCCCGCACCCCGGCCGCACCCTGGCCCTGACCAGCGCGGCGACCGCCGTGGCCCTGATGACGTACACCGCGCCCATGGTCACGCTCCCCCAGACGGCCGCCGACCTGCACACCCCGGTCTCCGCCCAGGCCTGGCTGCTGAACGGCACCCCGCTGGGCCTGGCCGCGCTGCTGCTGGTGGTCGGCAGCCTGGCCGACGACTACGGGCGCCGCCGGATCTTCGTCTCCGGCACGCTGGCCCTCGGCATCACCACGGTGCTGGGCGCGTTCGCGTCGACCACCTGGCTCTTCACCCTGGCCCGCATCGCGCAGGGCGCGTCGAGCGCGGCGCTGCTGGCCAGCAGCCTCGGCCTGCTCGTGCACGCCTTCCCGACGCCCGCGGGGCGGCTGCGCGCGACCGGCGTGTGGGGCGCCTTCGTGAGCGGCGGCATCGCGACCGGCCCGCTCGTCGCCGGGGCGATCCCGGACTGGCGGGTGGCGTACGGGGTGCTGGGCGCCGTCGCCCTGGTGGTGGCGGGGCTGGGGACGCGAGCCCTGTCGGAGTCGCGGTCGCCACGGGGTGGCCGGCCGGATCTCGCCGGGGCGGTGACGTTCGGGTCGGCGCTGGTCGCGCTGGTGGCCGCGCTGACGCTGGGACGGGAGGGCTGGCTGCGGGCACCGGTCGGGCTGCTGCTGGTGGCCGCCGTACTGCTGGGCGCCCTGTTCGCCGTACTGGAGCGCCGGGCGGCCACCCCGATGATCGACCTGTCGCTGCTGCGCCGCCCGCGCTTCCTGGCGTCGTCCGCGGGCGGGCTGTTCACGGGCCTCGCGATGATCGGCCTGTTCAGCTTCCTTCCGGCGCTGCTGCAACAGGCGCTCGGCCTGTCCGCGTTGGACACGGCCTGGCTCTTCCTGGTCTGGTCCGGCCCGTCCTTCGTGGTGTCCCTCCAGGCCCGCCGCATCGCCCACCGCGTCTCCCCGCGCCTGCAACTGGCCGTCGGCTTCGCCCTGCACGCGGGCGGCGCCCTGTCGATGCTGGGCGCGGTGGACGCGGGCTCCTGGCACCGGCTCCTGCCCGGCCTGGTGGTGGCGGGCGTGGGCAGCGGCCTGGTGAACGCCGCGCTGCCGCTGCTCGCGGTGGAGTCGGTGCCGGTGGGGCGGGCCGCGATGGGCTCGGGCGCACAGCAGACGTTCCGCTACATCGGCTCGTGCGCCGGGGTGGCCCTGACGATCGCGATCGTGACGTCGGCGGGCGGCCTGGGCCGGGGCGCGGACACGGCGCTGTGGGTGTCGGCCGGGCTGGCGGTGGCGGCCGGGGTGCTGGTCGGGACCCTTCGGGAGCGGGACTGA
- a CDS encoding SEC-C domain-containing protein: MRPDTPAENVDHAAEAARLERTAGLYPEDAEALLLRAAAHLELSGDRPAATTLYDRLLSSAPGSPELENPSLVRALKASNLWEYDHEAEARAIIDGVRAAAPRDPAAWVIVAEALESHDELEAAHETLTEGARLLLTDGAEPPYSTHPLLYGRHRVRRMLGLPHDEWDALADTLHTMPVSLDELHDPKRVWSLGSDDPADLEAEISRLRAELGAYRAALSRPFPVAMLHWPAGELTELLEAYPALAAEYPSYEEHLATIEAALRELASSGTPNLGVVPGTVPSYEAFAASESASPTDPSLLPQYATTLAARGLAVAWPPQRGAACWCGSGRAYGECHGSD; the protein is encoded by the coding sequence ATGCGCCCCGACACGCCCGCCGAGAACGTCGACCACGCCGCCGAAGCGGCCCGCCTTGAGCGGACCGCCGGCCTCTACCCCGAGGACGCGGAGGCCCTGCTGCTGCGCGCCGCGGCCCACCTGGAGCTGTCCGGCGACCGCCCCGCCGCGACCACGCTCTACGACCGCCTGCTGTCCTCCGCCCCCGGCTCCCCCGAGCTGGAGAACCCGTCCCTGGTCCGCGCCCTGAAGGCGTCGAACCTCTGGGAGTACGACCACGAGGCGGAGGCCAGGGCGATCATCGACGGGGTCCGCGCTGCGGCACCGCGCGACCCGGCGGCCTGGGTGATCGTGGCCGAGGCCCTGGAGTCCCACGACGAGTTGGAGGCGGCGCACGAGACGCTCACGGAGGGAGCCCGTCTGCTCCTGACGGACGGCGCGGAGCCCCCGTACTCGACCCACCCCCTCCTCTACGGCCGCCACCGCGTCCGCAGGATGCTGGGCCTGCCCCACGACGAGTGGGACGCCTTGGCCGACACCCTCCACACCATGCCGGTCTCCCTGGACGAGCTGCACGACCCGAAGCGGGTCTGGTCCCTGGGCTCGGACGACCCGGCGGACCTGGAGGCGGAGATCTCCCGCCTCCGCGCCGAGCTGGGCGCCTACCGCGCTGCCCTGTCCCGCCCCTTCCCGGTGGCGATGCTGCACTGGCCGGCCGGCGAGCTGACGGAACTGCTGGAGGCGTACCCGGCCCTGGCCGCCGAGTACCCCTCCTACGAGGAGCACCTGGCGACGATAGAGGCGGCTCTGCGCGAGCTGGCCTCGTCCGGCACCCCGAACCTGGGCGTGGTCCCGGGCACGGTCCCGTCCTACGAGGCCTTCGCGGCGTCGGAGAGCGCGTCCCCGACCGACCCGTCCCTGCTCCCCCAGTACGCGACGACACTGGCGGCCCGGGGGCTGGCGGTCGCGTGGCCGCCGCAGCGGGGGGCGGCCTGCTGGTGCGGGTCGGGGCGGGCGTACGGGGAGTGCCACGGCTCGGACTAG